In Rahnella sikkimica, the following are encoded in one genomic region:
- the recR gene encoding recombination mediator RecR, translated as MQTSPLLESLMEALRCLPGVGPKSAQRMAFQLLQRDRSGGMRLAQSLTRAMSEIGHCADCRTFTEQEICTICANPRRKENGQICVVESPADIHAIEQTGQFSGRYFVLMGHLSPLDGIGPDDIGLGRLEERLESESLREVILATNPTVEGEATANYIAEMCGQFGVLASRIAHGVPVGGELDMVDGTTLSHSLAGRNPFKF; from the coding sequence ATGCAAACCAGCCCTCTCCTTGAATCTTTAATGGAGGCGTTGCGTTGCCTGCCGGGCGTAGGCCCTAAGTCAGCACAGCGTATGGCATTTCAGCTGCTGCAACGCGATCGCAGCGGCGGAATGCGGCTGGCGCAGTCTTTAACGCGCGCTATGTCAGAAATCGGTCACTGTGCCGATTGCCGGACTTTTACCGAGCAGGAAATCTGTACGATTTGCGCCAATCCACGGCGTAAAGAGAACGGTCAGATTTGCGTGGTCGAAAGCCCGGCGGACATTCACGCGATAGAACAAACCGGTCAGTTTTCCGGTCGCTATTTTGTGCTGATGGGTCACCTGTCACCGCTCGATGGCATCGGGCCGGACGATATTGGTTTAGGCCGTCTGGAAGAACGTCTGGAAAGTGAAAGCCTCCGGGAAGTGATTCTGGCGACTAACCCGACGGTTGAAGGTGAAGCGACTGCCAACTACATCGCTGAAATGTGCGGCCAGTTTGGCGTGCTGGCGAGCCGTATCGCGCACGGTGTGCCGGTCGGTGGCGAGCTGGATATGGTTGACGGCACCACGCTGTCGCATTCCCTCGCCGGGCGTAATCCTTTCAAGTTCTGA
- a CDS encoding inosine/guanosine kinase, with protein sequence MKFPGKRKSKHYFPVSARDPLLRDSMLQEMLPETEGGASYIVGIDQTLVDIEARVDENFVARYGLTPGESNILNDEMSEALYQELRSHDLISHQFAGGTVGNTLHNYSVLADDRSVLLGVMCSNVKIGDYAYRYLCNTSSRVDLNYLQGVDGAIGRCFTLISDNGERTFAISPGKMNQLRASSVPEEVIAGASALLLTSYLLRSKPGEPMPEATMKAIEYAKKHQVPVVLTLGTQYVIADDPQAWRDFLRDHVSILAMNEDEGFALTGLKDPLMAADKALEWVDLVLCTAGPNGLFMASYTEEEFKRTTQHPLLPGAIAEFNQYEFSRAMRRDCCQQPMKIYSHIAPYMGGPEKIMNTNGAGDGALSALLHDIAANGFHRSSVPNSSKHTREYLTYSSLAQVCKYANRVSYQVLNQHSPRLTRGLPEREDSLEESYWER encoded by the coding sequence ATGAAATTTCCTGGTAAACGTAAGTCTAAACACTATTTTCCGGTCAGCGCGCGTGACCCTTTGCTGCGTGATTCCATGTTGCAGGAGATGCTACCTGAAACCGAAGGCGGCGCGTCCTATATCGTTGGCATCGATCAGACGCTGGTCGATATCGAAGCGCGTGTCGATGAGAATTTTGTGGCCCGCTACGGGCTGACGCCCGGCGAATCCAACATTCTGAATGATGAAATGTCGGAAGCGCTTTACCAGGAACTGAGAAGTCATGATCTGATCTCTCATCAGTTTGCGGGCGGCACCGTCGGCAATACGCTGCACAACTATTCCGTGCTGGCCGATGACCGTTCCGTCTTACTCGGCGTGATGTGCAGCAACGTGAAGATTGGCGATTACGCTTACCGTTACCTGTGCAATACCTCCAGCCGTGTCGATCTCAACTACCTGCAAGGTGTGGACGGCGCTATTGGCCGCTGCTTTACGCTGATCAGCGACAACGGCGAGCGTACATTTGCCATCAGTCCGGGAAAAATGAACCAGCTTCGCGCCTCAAGCGTGCCGGAAGAGGTGATTGCCGGAGCGTCTGCGCTGCTGCTGACGTCGTATTTACTGCGCAGTAAACCCGGCGAACCGATGCCGGAAGCTACGATGAAGGCGATTGAATACGCGAAAAAACATCAGGTGCCGGTGGTCTTAACGCTCGGTACGCAATACGTGATTGCCGACGATCCGCAGGCCTGGCGTGATTTCCTGCGTGATCACGTTTCGATTCTGGCGATGAACGAAGATGAAGGTTTTGCGCTGACGGGGCTGAAAGATCCGCTGATGGCCGCCGACAAGGCGCTGGAGTGGGTGGATCTGGTGCTGTGTACTGCCGGGCCGAACGGCCTGTTTATGGCGAGTTACACCGAAGAAGAATTCAAGCGCACCACGCAGCATCCGTTGCTGCCGGGCGCGATTGCCGAATTCAATCAATATGAATTCAGCCGTGCAATGCGTCGTGACTGCTGCCAGCAGCCGATGAAGATATATTCGCATATCGCGCCGTATATGGGCGGCCCGGAAAAAATCATGAACACTAACGGAGCGGGTGATGGGGCGCTATCGGCGTTGTTGCATGACATCGCGGCCAACGGCTTCCACCGTAGCTCAGTGCCCAACTCCAGCAAACATACGCGCGAGTACCTGACGTATTCGTCGCTGGCGCAGGTGTGTAAATACGCCAACCGCGTGAGCTATCAGGTACTGAACCAGCATTCACCTCGCCTGACGCGCGGCCTGCCTGAACGTGAAGACAGCCTCGAAGAGAGTTACTGGGAACGTTAA
- the hemH gene encoding ferrochelatase, giving the protein MTQTKFGVLLVNLGTPEAPTPQAVKKYLAEFLSDIRVVDTPRLLWWPILNLVILPLRSTRVSKLYKSVWMEDGSPLMVFSRRQQQALAERLPGTPVELAMSYGKPGMKEPIEKLLAQGVTKMVVLPLYPQYSCSTSAAVFDGVARVLKSKRRLPSLNFIRDYATHPAYISALKASIERSFAQHGEPDRLVLSFHGIPKRFVAQGDDYEKRCHDTAQALTEALQLPAGKIMLTFQSRFGREPWLTPYTDETLKGLPAQGVKYIQIICPGFASDCLETLEEIKEENREIFMHAGGERFEYIGALNDQPEHIDLLQQLVTQHF; this is encoded by the coding sequence ATGACGCAGACAAAATTTGGTGTTCTTCTGGTCAATCTCGGGACACCGGAAGCCCCCACTCCACAAGCCGTTAAAAAATATCTGGCTGAGTTTTTGAGTGATATACGCGTTGTGGATACCCCACGTCTGCTGTGGTGGCCTATTCTGAATCTTGTGATTTTGCCCCTGCGTTCTACCCGTGTTTCCAAACTGTATAAATCGGTCTGGATGGAAGACGGCTCCCCCCTGATGGTGTTCAGCCGTCGCCAGCAACAGGCGCTGGCAGAACGTCTGCCAGGAACACCGGTTGAGCTGGCAATGAGTTATGGCAAGCCGGGCATGAAGGAGCCGATTGAAAAATTGCTGGCGCAGGGCGTGACAAAAATGGTCGTTCTGCCGCTTTATCCGCAATATTCCTGTTCCACCAGCGCAGCCGTGTTTGACGGAGTGGCGCGCGTGCTCAAATCTAAGCGCCGTCTGCCATCGCTGAACTTTATCCGCGATTACGCCACACATCCGGCGTACATTTCTGCGCTGAAAGCCAGCATAGAGCGTTCCTTTGCTCAGCATGGCGAACCTGACCGCCTGGTGCTGTCCTTCCACGGGATCCCGAAACGTTTTGTGGCACAAGGCGACGATTATGAAAAACGCTGTCACGACACGGCGCAGGCGCTGACCGAGGCGCTGCAACTGCCCGCAGGCAAAATTATGCTGACGTTCCAGTCGCGCTTTGGCCGTGAACCCTGGCTGACGCCTTATACCGATGAAACGCTAAAAGGCCTTCCGGCTCAGGGTGTTAAGTATATTCAGATAATCTGTCCGGGTTTTGCCTCTGACTGTCTGGAGACGCTGGAAGAAATCAAAGAAGAGAATCGTGAGATTTTTATGCATGCAGGCGGCGAGCGCTTCGAATATATTGGCGCCTTAAACGACCAGCCCGAGCATATCGATTTGCTGCAACAGCTGGTGACTCAGCACTTCTGA
- the htpG gene encoding molecular chaperone HtpG, whose translation MKGQETRGFQSEVKQLLHLMIHSLYSNKEIFLRELISNASDAADKLRFRALSKPELYEGDGELHVRLAFDKEKRTLTLSDNGIGMTRDEVIDNLGTIAKSGTKAFLQSVGSEQAKDSQLIGQFGVGFYSAFIVADKVTVRTRAAGASAEEGVFWESAGEGEYTLADIEKADRGTEITLHLREDQDEFLDDWRVRSIISKYSDHIALPVEVETRNEEDGTVTWEQINKAQALWTRGKSEVTDEEYVEFYKHISHDFSDPLSWSHNRVEGKQEYTSLLYIPSQAPWDMWNRDHKHGLKLYVQRVFIMDEAEQFMPNYLRFVRGLIDSNDLPLNVSREILQDSRITQNLRSALTKRVLQMLEKLAKDDNEKYLQFWKQFGLVLKEGPAEDGANKETIAKLLRFASTRNDNSAQTLSLEEYVANMVEGQDKIYYITADSYAAAKSSPHLELFRKKGIEVLLLSDRIDEWMMSYLTEFDGKTFQSVSKADDTLDKLADESEEQKEAEKALEPFVERVKTLLGDRVKEVRLTHRLTDTPAIVTTGADEMTTQMAKLFAAAGQDAPEVKYIFELNPEHALVKRASDVTDEAQFSEWIELLLDQALFAERGTLEDPNLFIRRMNTLLQA comes from the coding sequence ATGAAAGGACAAGAGACACGCGGGTTCCAGTCTGAAGTAAAACAACTGCTTCATCTGATGATCCATTCTCTGTATTCAAACAAAGAAATTTTCCTGCGCGAGTTAATCTCTAACGCTTCCGATGCCGCTGACAAACTGCGCTTCCGCGCGCTGTCCAAGCCTGAGCTGTATGAAGGCGACGGCGAGCTGCATGTCCGTCTGGCGTTCGACAAAGAAAAACGCACCCTGACGCTGAGCGACAACGGTATCGGTATGACCCGCGATGAAGTCATCGACAACCTCGGGACTATCGCAAAATCCGGCACCAAAGCGTTCCTTCAATCTGTCGGTTCTGAACAGGCGAAAGACAGCCAGTTGATCGGCCAGTTTGGTGTGGGCTTCTACTCTGCATTTATCGTGGCAGACAAAGTGACCGTGCGCACCCGTGCGGCGGGCGCAAGTGCCGAAGAAGGCGTGTTCTGGGAGTCCGCCGGTGAAGGCGAATATACCCTGGCGGATATCGAAAAAGCCGATCGCGGCACCGAAATAACCCTGCACCTGCGTGAAGATCAGGACGAGTTCCTGGATGACTGGCGCGTGCGCTCCATCATCAGCAAATATTCCGACCACATTGCGCTGCCGGTTGAAGTTGAAACCCGCAACGAAGAAGACGGCACCGTGACATGGGAACAAATCAACAAAGCGCAGGCTTTGTGGACCCGTGGTAAATCCGAAGTGACCGACGAAGAATACGTCGAATTCTACAAACACATTTCCCATGATTTCAGCGATCCGCTGAGCTGGAGCCATAACCGCGTTGAAGGTAAACAGGAATACACCAGCCTGTTGTACATTCCTTCACAGGCACCGTGGGATATGTGGAACCGTGATCACAAACATGGCCTGAAACTGTATGTTCAGCGCGTGTTCATCATGGACGAAGCCGAGCAGTTCATGCCGAACTACCTGCGTTTCGTGCGGGGTCTGATAGATTCCAACGATCTGCCGCTGAACGTTTCGCGTGAAATCCTTCAGGACAGCCGTATTACCCAGAACCTGCGCAGCGCGCTGACCAAGCGTGTTCTGCAAATGCTGGAAAAACTGGCGAAAGACGACAACGAAAAATACCTGCAATTCTGGAAACAGTTTGGTCTGGTATTGAAAGAAGGCCCGGCAGAAGACGGCGCGAACAAAGAAACCATCGCCAAACTGCTGCGTTTCGCCAGCACCCGCAACGACAACAGCGCGCAAACTCTGTCGCTGGAAGAGTATGTGGCGAACATGGTGGAAGGTCAGGACAAGATTTATTACATCACCGCTGACAGCTATGCCGCCGCGAAGAGCAGCCCGCACCTTGAACTGTTCCGCAAAAAAGGCATTGAAGTTCTGCTGCTGTCTGACCGCATCGACGAATGGATGATGAGCTATCTGACTGAGTTCGATGGCAAAACCTTCCAGTCCGTCAGCAAAGCCGACGACACGCTGGATAAACTGGCCGACGAAAGCGAAGAGCAGAAAGAAGCAGAGAAAGCGCTGGAGCCGTTCGTTGAACGTGTTAAAACGCTGCTGGGCGATCGTGTGAAAGAAGTGCGTCTGACGCACCGTCTGACCGACACGCCAGCCATTGTCACCACCGGCGCGGACGAAATGACCACGCAGATGGCGAAACTGTTTGCCGCTGCGGGCCAGGACGCGCCTGAAGTGAAATACATCTTCGAGCTGAACCCGGAACACGCGCTGGTGAAACGGGCTTCTGACGTCACCGACGAAGCGCAGTTCAGCGAGTGGATCGAACTGCTGCTCGATCAGGCGCTGTTTGCTGAACGCGGCACGCTGGAAGATCCAAACCTGTTTATCCGCCGCATGAATACACTGTTACAGGCGTGA
- a CDS encoding sensor domain-containing diguanylate cyclase, whose protein sequence is MLLSHLETLNILSTPVWIVSAHSQHILFANTAARKLAGNSLLGPLRNGQFSVHSQEPLEAYLPNLKKGDQIVEIWTIHKEGRAFPLSCRLSLAKFGIQEPAIVFEGSHASSASVPVINPFPDETKPYRRDESGFFERFFQTNSAPMLLIAPEDNGQIVDANQAATRFYGYSRDEMCLKHTWEINAMGQDVLPVMHEIARLPGGHKPLTFVHKLADGNLRHVQTYAGPVVVDGTRLMLCIIHDITEQKRLEQELERAALLDPLTGIGNRRQFMQLVENARTQNPQRTHNFSLMLVDADHFKAINDRYGHNKGDDTLVMLARTLETGIRETDTVFRWGGEEFLILLPLTGMEGAMHVAESLRKIVGEQVIPGIPSLTVSVGVAQYETGEDFTSLFKRVDDALYQAKTSGRNRVQAASMKGSVTGEIPPSH, encoded by the coding sequence ATGTTGTTATCCCATCTGGAAACGTTAAACATTTTAAGTACACCGGTCTGGATCGTTTCGGCGCACAGCCAGCACATTCTTTTTGCCAATACGGCGGCAAGGAAACTGGCAGGCAACAGCCTGTTGGGGCCTCTGCGCAACGGCCAGTTCTCTGTTCATTCCCAGGAACCTCTCGAAGCCTATTTGCCCAATTTAAAGAAAGGCGATCAGATTGTTGAAATCTGGACCATCCATAAAGAAGGCCGCGCATTTCCCCTGAGCTGCCGCCTTTCTCTTGCTAAATTTGGGATTCAGGAACCCGCTATCGTGTTCGAAGGCTCCCACGCCTCGTCTGCCAGCGTGCCGGTTATTAATCCTTTTCCTGATGAAACAAAGCCTTATCGTCGTGACGAAAGTGGTTTCTTTGAACGCTTTTTCCAGACTAACAGCGCCCCGATGTTGCTTATCGCCCCTGAAGATAACGGTCAGATTGTCGATGCCAATCAGGCGGCTACGCGGTTTTATGGCTATTCTCGCGATGAGATGTGTTTGAAACACACCTGGGAAATCAATGCGATGGGCCAGGATGTGTTGCCGGTGATGCATGAAATTGCCCGGCTTCCCGGTGGACATAAACCCCTGACGTTTGTGCATAAACTGGCGGACGGAAATCTGCGTCATGTGCAAACTTACGCCGGACCGGTGGTGGTGGACGGCACGCGGTTAATGCTGTGCATCATTCACGACATCACTGAACAGAAACGTCTTGAGCAGGAACTGGAACGCGCGGCGTTGCTGGATCCGCTGACCGGCATCGGAAACCGCCGTCAGTTTATGCAACTGGTGGAAAATGCCCGCACGCAGAACCCGCAAAGAACGCACAATTTCAGCCTGATGCTGGTGGATGCCGACCATTTCAAAGCCATTAACGACCGTTACGGACATAACAAAGGCGACGATACGCTGGTGATGCTGGCCAGAACGCTGGAAACGGGGATCCGCGAAACCGATACGGTTTTCCGCTGGGGAGGCGAAGAGTTTTTGATTTTACTTCCGCTGACCGGTATGGAAGGCGCGATGCACGTCGCCGAGTCGTTGCGAAAAATAGTCGGGGAACAGGTGATTCCGGGGATCCCGTCACTCACAGTCAGCGTTGGTGTGGCGCAATATGAAACCGGAGAGGATTTTACCAGCCTGTTTAAACGTGTGGACGACGCACTTTATCAGGCCAAAACGTCTGGCAGAAACAGGGTTCAGGCGGCGTCGATGAAAGGTTCTGTGACGGGGGAAATCCCCCCGTCACACTGA
- a CDS encoding YbaB/EbfC family nucleoid-associated protein, translating into MFGKGGIGNLMKQAQQMQEKMQQAQAEIAQLEVTGESGAGLVKITINGAHNVRRVEIDPSLLEDDKDMLEDLVAAAFNDAARRIDETQKEKMAAVSGGMQLPPGFKMPF; encoded by the coding sequence ATGTTTGGAAAAGGCGGCATTGGTAACCTGATGAAACAGGCCCAGCAAATGCAGGAAAAAATGCAACAGGCTCAGGCAGAAATCGCTCAGCTTGAAGTGACCGGTGAATCTGGCGCTGGCCTGGTGAAAATCACCATCAACGGTGCGCACAACGTGCGTCGCGTTGAAATTGATCCAAGCCTGCTGGAAGACGATAAAGACATGCTGGAAGACCTGGTCGCTGCGGCGTTCAACGATGCAGCGCGCCGTATCGACGAAACTCAGAAAGAAAAAATGGCAGCCGTGTCTGGCGGCATGCAATTGCCACCAGGCTTTAAGATGCCGTTCTGA
- the adk gene encoding adenylate kinase has product MRIILLGAPGAGKGTQAQFIMEKFGIPQISTGDMLRAAVKAGSELGKKAKEIMDAGKLVTDELVIALVKERIQQEDCRKGFLLDGFPRTIPQADAMKDAGISVDYVLEFDVPDELIVDRIVGRRVHPGSGRVYHIQYNPPKVEGKDDVTGEELITRKDDQEETVRKRLVEYHELTEPLISYYSKEAAAGNTKYVKIDGTQQVSAVRDELAKILG; this is encoded by the coding sequence ATGCGTATCATTCTGCTGGGCGCTCCGGGCGCAGGTAAGGGTACTCAGGCTCAATTCATCATGGAGAAATTTGGTATTCCGCAAATTTCTACCGGTGATATGTTGCGCGCCGCTGTGAAGGCCGGAAGTGAGCTCGGCAAGAAAGCAAAAGAGATTATGGATGCCGGTAAACTGGTCACCGATGAACTGGTTATCGCGCTGGTGAAAGAACGCATTCAGCAGGAAGATTGCCGTAAAGGTTTCCTGCTAGACGGTTTCCCGCGCACTATTCCGCAGGCCGATGCCATGAAAGACGCGGGCATCAGCGTGGATTATGTGCTGGAATTTGACGTGCCGGACGAACTGATTGTTGACCGTATTGTGGGTCGTCGTGTACATCCTGGCTCTGGCCGCGTGTACCACATTCAGTACAACCCGCCGAAAGTTGAAGGCAAAGACGACGTCACTGGCGAAGAACTGATCACCCGTAAAGACGATCAGGAAGAAACCGTGCGTAAACGTCTGGTGGAATATCATGAGCTCACTGAGCCGCTGATTTCCTACTACAGCAAAGAAGCCGCTGCGGGCAACACTAAGTACGTCAAAATCGACGGTACACAGCAGGTTTCCGCAGTGCGTGATGAACTGGCTAAAATTTTAGGCTAA